From one Amycolatopsis sp. FDAARGOS 1241 genomic stretch:
- a CDS encoding DUF6328 family protein, whose amino-acid sequence MDNTDREHTGETRNQKLQRNIGELLQELRVAQAGVQILFGFLLTVVFTQRFEAASGFEKALHMTAVLLAVGATVLLTAPAAWHRLLFRTGRRDEILRVGNRVVLAGFGCLAGSVTLTVALIAKVVFGTAALIATGGFVVLLFGLLWFVLPLHLPHDDPNRGRPTGPASPRRRTDRKT is encoded by the coding sequence ATCGACAACACCGACCGTGAGCACACCGGGGAGACGCGCAACCAGAAGCTGCAGCGCAACATCGGCGAGCTCCTGCAGGAGCTGCGTGTTGCGCAGGCCGGGGTGCAGATCCTGTTCGGGTTCCTGTTGACGGTGGTGTTCACGCAACGCTTCGAAGCGGCCAGCGGCTTCGAGAAGGCGCTGCACATGACCGCCGTGCTTCTGGCCGTCGGGGCGACGGTGCTGCTCACGGCCCCCGCCGCGTGGCACCGGCTGCTCTTCCGCACGGGCCGCCGCGACGAGATCCTGCGCGTCGGCAACCGCGTCGTCCTCGCCGGCTTCGGCTGCCTGGCCGGCTCGGTCACGCTGACCGTCGCGCTCATCGCGAAGGTCGTCTTCGGCACCGCGGCCCTCATCGCGACGGGCGGCTTCGTCGTGCTGCTCTTCGGCCTGCTCTGGTTCGTCCTGCCCCTCCACCTTCCCCACGACGACCCGAACCGCGGCCGCCCGACTGGCCCGGCCTCACCGCGACGGCGCACCGACCGGAAAACCTGA
- a CDS encoding Lrp/AsnC family transcriptional regulator yields the protein MGDGNRTKLDDHRSPKALDGTDRTLIALLQHDGRASFTALAKAVGLSEGAVRQRVQRLLRDDMMQIVAVTAPEHVDLTRQAMIGITVNGDPREVANRLTDLPDVHQVVLCAGRFDLLAALICRDDEHLLAVLGDQVRPIPGVTSTELFVYLKLAKQNYAWGNLTV from the coding sequence ATGGGTGATGGAAACCGTACGAAGCTAGATGACCACCGCTCGCCGAAGGCGCTGGATGGCACTGACAGAACCTTGATCGCCCTGCTGCAGCACGACGGCCGAGCCTCGTTCACCGCGTTGGCCAAGGCCGTGGGGCTTTCCGAAGGCGCCGTACGCCAGCGCGTGCAACGCCTCCTGCGCGACGACATGATGCAGATCGTCGCCGTGACAGCCCCTGAACACGTCGACCTGACCCGCCAGGCCATGATCGGCATCACCGTCAACGGCGACCCGCGGGAGGTCGCGAACCGCCTGACCGATCTCCCGGACGTGCACCAAGTGGTGCTGTGCGCGGGGCGGTTCGACCTGCTGGCTGCCCTGATCTGCCGGGATGACGAGCACCTGCTCGCCGTCCTGGGTGACCAGGTGCGGCCCATTCCCGGAGTCACTTCGACCGAGTTGTTCGTTTATCTGAAGCTGGCCAAGCAGAATTACGCGTGGGGCAATCTGACGGTTTGA
- a CDS encoding RNA polymerase subunit sigma-70, giving the protein MVEELTDFATSAEAHRRELRVHCYRLLGSYDEAEDLVQETLLRAWRGRETFDGRASLRAWLYRIATNACLDHLAAHPREVPVLDLPASASPDLAPRPDVAVPWVQPVPDEVLGRETVELAFLAAIQHLSPRRRAALVLRDVLGWSARETAAALETTPASVNSAVLRGRAELKEHLPARRGDWAAAGSDEERAVVARYMAALAAHDEAELAALLRADVRCSHAPGAGGHTGTEPTWYAGRDLVREAWAPALRGDDAVTFHLVPTRANGLPAFATSIRVDGALHPFGLNTLRIAGGRVAEVTTFSAEVFPLFGLG; this is encoded by the coding sequence ATGGTTGAAGAGCTGACAGACTTCGCGACCTCGGCCGAAGCGCACCGGCGTGAGCTGCGGGTGCACTGCTACCGGCTGCTCGGCTCGTACGACGAGGCCGAGGACCTGGTGCAGGAGACGCTGCTGCGCGCGTGGCGCGGGCGGGAGACCTTCGACGGCCGGGCTTCGCTGCGCGCCTGGCTCTACCGCATCGCGACGAACGCGTGCCTCGACCACCTCGCGGCCCACCCGCGTGAGGTGCCGGTGCTGGACCTGCCCGCGTCGGCTTCGCCGGACCTGGCGCCGCGGCCCGACGTCGCCGTCCCGTGGGTGCAGCCGGTGCCCGACGAAGTGCTGGGGCGCGAGACGGTGGAGCTCGCCTTCCTCGCGGCGATCCAGCACTTGTCGCCGCGCCGCCGCGCCGCGCTGGTGCTTCGGGACGTGCTGGGCTGGTCGGCAAGGGAGACGGCGGCGGCGCTGGAAACCACGCCGGCGTCGGTGAACAGCGCCGTGCTGCGCGGGCGCGCCGAGCTGAAGGAGCACCTGCCCGCGCGGCGCGGCGACTGGGCGGCGGCGGGCAGCGACGAGGAACGCGCGGTCGTCGCGCGCTACATGGCAGCTCTCGCCGCCCACGACGAAGCGGAATTGGCGGCGCTGCTGCGCGCCGACGTCCGCTGCAGCCACGCGCCCGGCGCCGGCGGCCACACGGGCACGGAACCGACCTGGTACGCCGGTCGCGACCTCGTCCGGGAAGCCTGGGCCCCAGCCCTGCGCGGCGACGACGCGGTGACGTTCCACCTCGTCCCGACCCGCGCGAACGGCCTGCCGGCGTTCGCCACGTCCATCCGCGTGGATGGCGCGCTCCACCCGTTCGGCCTCAACACCCTGCGCATCGCCGGCGGCCGGGTCGCCGAGGTGACGACGTTCTCGGCGGAGGTGTTCCCACTGTTCGGGCTCGGGTGA
- a CDS encoding helix-turn-helix transcriptional regulator has product MDVAIAGSSPVSAADARLAQLRQVRLAKDMMDRHWAEPIDVAAVAARAGYSRYHFIRAFRAVYGQTLGQYLSRRRIERAEDLLRTADLSVTEICVLVGFSSLGTFSSSFKKYSGFTPTEYRARHVGAGAALVPGCYALLWHGGFKAFGSGAGRRAGDNRNS; this is encoded by the coding sequence ATGGACGTCGCGATCGCCGGTTCGAGTCCCGTGTCCGCGGCTGACGCGCGTTTGGCCCAGCTGCGTCAGGTGCGGCTGGCCAAGGACATGATGGACCGCCACTGGGCCGAGCCGATCGACGTCGCTGCGGTGGCCGCTCGCGCCGGGTATTCGCGGTACCACTTCATCCGGGCGTTCCGGGCGGTGTACGGCCAGACTCTGGGGCAGTACCTGAGCCGTCGCCGGATCGAGCGTGCCGAGGACCTGCTGCGCACCGCGGACCTGTCGGTGACCGAGATCTGTGTGCTGGTGGGGTTCAGCAGCCTGGGGACCTTCTCGTCGAGCTTCAAGAAGTACTCCGGCTTCACCCCGACCGAGTACCGCGCCCGGCACGTCGGAGCCGGCGCGGCGCTGGTGCCCGGGTGCTACGCGCTGCTCTGGCACGGCGGGTTCAAGGCGTTCGGGAGCGGTGCCGGGCGCCGTGCGGGGGACAACCGCAATTCTTGA
- a CDS encoding VOC family protein: MINGLSIANVWVLDQDRAKEFYTQKLGLEVRTDMTMGEGGFRWLTVGAKNQPGLELTLMVPGPPALDPESADALKKLIAKGVLGAGVFVTDDIHADYQTLTARGVEFLQEPQERPYGTEAIFRDDSGNWFSFTQRLIDLDFSKDWA; encoded by the coding sequence GTGATCAACGGATTGTCCATCGCCAACGTCTGGGTGCTCGACCAGGACCGGGCGAAGGAGTTCTACACGCAGAAGCTGGGCCTCGAGGTCCGGACCGACATGACCATGGGCGAGGGCGGGTTCCGGTGGCTCACCGTCGGAGCCAAGAACCAGCCCGGCCTCGAACTCACCCTCATGGTCCCGGGCCCGCCGGCGCTGGACCCCGAGTCCGCCGACGCGCTGAAGAAACTGATCGCGAAGGGCGTGCTCGGCGCCGGTGTGTTCGTCACCGACGACATCCACGCCGACTACCAGACGCTGACGGCGCGCGGCGTGGAGTTCTTGCAGGAACCCCAGGAACGCCCGTACGGCACCGAAGCCATCTTCCGCGACGACTCCGGCAACTGGTTCTCCTTCACACAACGCCTGATCGACCTCGACTTCAGCAAGGACTGGGCCTGA
- a CDS encoding dihydrodipicolinate synthase family protein, with protein sequence MAFEVQKRRLAGVVAIPVTPFNGSGGVEAETYGRLVERLVTSGVEVVTPNGNTGEFYALDDHETRLCLEVTVKAAHEASVLAGVGHDVRTAVKAARHARDTGADLVMIHQPVHPYVSREGWVEYHRAIATAVPELGVVLYVRNPGIGGEDLARLADAAPNVIGVKYAVPDPVRFATVARDAGFERFVWIAGLAELSAPGYFAVGAQGFTSGLVNVAPRISVDLFARLRAHDFGGAMEIWERIRPFEQMRAAEGNANNVSVVKDALSQLGLCRPDVRPPSRLLTAPERERLSGLLSSWGLS encoded by the coding sequence GTGGCGTTCGAAGTGCAGAAACGGCGGCTGGCCGGCGTCGTCGCGATCCCGGTGACGCCGTTCAACGGCAGCGGCGGCGTCGAGGCGGAGACGTACGGGCGGCTCGTGGAGCGGCTGGTGACGAGCGGCGTCGAGGTCGTCACCCCCAACGGCAACACGGGCGAGTTCTACGCGCTCGACGACCACGAGACCCGGCTGTGCCTCGAGGTCACCGTGAAGGCGGCGCACGAGGCGAGCGTGCTGGCGGGCGTCGGGCACGACGTGCGCACGGCCGTGAAGGCCGCGCGCCACGCCCGCGACACCGGCGCCGATCTGGTGATGATCCACCAGCCCGTGCACCCGTACGTCTCGCGCGAGGGCTGGGTCGAGTACCACCGTGCGATCGCCACCGCTGTGCCAGAGCTGGGAGTGGTGCTGTACGTGCGCAACCCCGGCATCGGCGGCGAGGATCTCGCCCGCCTCGCCGACGCCGCGCCGAACGTCATCGGGGTGAAGTACGCGGTACCGGACCCCGTGCGGTTCGCCACCGTCGCGCGCGACGCGGGCTTCGAGCGCTTCGTGTGGATCGCGGGCTTGGCCGAGCTGTCGGCACCGGGCTACTTCGCCGTGGGCGCGCAAGGGTTCACTTCGGGGCTGGTGAACGTCGCCCCGCGGATCTCCGTGGACCTGTTCGCCCGCCTGCGCGCCCACGACTTCGGCGGCGCCATGGAGATCTGGGAGCGCATCCGCCCCTTTGAGCAGATGCGCGCGGCCGAAGGCAACGCCAACAACGTCAGCGTCGTCAAGGACGCGCTCTCCCAGCTCGGCCTCTGCCGCCCCGACGTGCGCCCGCCGAGCCGCCTGCTGACGGCCCCGGAACGGGAACGGCTCTCCGGGCTGCTGTCTTCGTGGGGGCTTTCGTAG
- a CDS encoding dihydrofolate reductase family protein: protein MTTLTVTAYVSLDGVVQAPGTPTEDPRDGFDLGGWLYPHYDAVMAEYAADWFSRADAFLLGRRTYEIFAGYWPSVGGSDPIAGPLNTLPKYVASRTLTRSSWQGTAFLRDDVVAAVAELKAEPGRELQVHGSGDLLRTLMAADLVDEYRLWVFPVVLGRGRRLFPPGAPSRRLRLTEHRETGKGVSVQVYRTT from the coding sequence ATGACCACGCTCACCGTCACCGCGTACGTGTCCCTCGACGGCGTGGTCCAGGCTCCCGGCACGCCGACCGAAGACCCGCGCGACGGGTTCGACCTGGGCGGCTGGCTGTACCCGCACTACGACGCGGTGATGGCCGAGTACGCCGCCGACTGGTTCTCGCGCGCCGACGCGTTCCTGCTCGGCCGTCGCACGTACGAGATCTTCGCGGGCTACTGGCCCTCGGTCGGCGGGTCGGATCCGATCGCGGGACCGCTCAACACGCTGCCGAAGTACGTCGCTTCCCGGACGCTCACGCGTTCGTCGTGGCAGGGCACGGCGTTCCTGCGCGACGACGTCGTGGCGGCGGTTGCCGAACTGAAGGCGGAACCGGGCCGCGAACTGCAGGTGCACGGCAGTGGCGACCTGCTGCGGACGCTGATGGCCGCCGACCTGGTCGACGAATACCGGCTGTGGGTGTTCCCCGTGGTGCTGGGCCGCGGCCGGCGGCTCTTCCCGCCGGGCGCGCCGTCGCGCAGGCTCCGGCTGACCGAGCACCGCGAGACGGGCAAGGGCGTCTCCGTCCAGGTGTACCGGACCACCTGA
- a CDS encoding dihydrofolate reductase family protein, translating to MGKLTVTAFLTLDGVVRGPGLIDEEMHAALSRWRRRASAFLQVKGIADDCPGAAGLPRHVVAGDLATEVRELKARYDGELQLHSTGSLVAALEDLVDEYRLLVFPVVLGEGHRLFPAGVLPLALSPWSTTATSTGVVIHEYAAAGAPAFGAMA from the coding sequence ATGGGCAAGCTGACCGTCACGGCATTCCTGACCCTGGACGGCGTGGTGCGCGGACCGGGTCTCATCGATGAAGAAATGCACGCGGCGCTGAGCCGCTGGCGCCGCCGCGCGTCGGCGTTCCTGCAGGTCAAGGGCATCGCGGACGACTGTCCCGGCGCCGCCGGCCTGCCGCGGCACGTCGTCGCGGGCGACCTCGCCACCGAGGTCCGAGAGCTGAAGGCCCGCTACGACGGTGAGCTGCAACTGCACTCCACCGGCAGCCTGGTCGCCGCGCTGGAGGACCTCGTCGACGAGTACCGACTGCTCGTCTTCCCCGTCGTTCTCGGCGAGGGTCACCGGCTCTTCCCCGCCGGCGTCCTGCCGCTCGCGTTGAGCCCGTGGTCGACGACCGCGACGAGCACCGGCGTCGTCATCCACGAGTACGCGGCCGCGGGCGCGCCGGCGTTCGGGGCGATGGCATGA
- a CDS encoding heme-degrading domain-containing protein, which produces MTETELVQELLEQESRLVFTRFDNDTALALGQNLLAAARERALPVTISVRRGGQRLFHAALPGTSADNDAWIDRKSRVVDRYGHSSFLVGTQFRAKGGSFEADSRLDPDLYAAHGGVFPVLVAGVGPVGTVGVSGLPQADDHAFVAEQLAAFLAG; this is translated from the coding sequence ATGACCGAAACCGAACTCGTCCAAGAGCTCCTCGAGCAGGAGAGCCGGCTCGTGTTCACCCGGTTCGACAACGACACCGCCCTCGCCCTGGGTCAGAACCTGCTGGCGGCGGCCCGCGAACGCGCCCTGCCCGTGACGATCTCGGTGCGCCGGGGCGGGCAGCGCCTCTTCCACGCAGCCCTGCCCGGCACGTCCGCCGACAACGACGCGTGGATCGACCGCAAGAGCCGCGTCGTCGACCGCTACGGGCACAGCTCGTTCCTCGTCGGCACGCAGTTCCGCGCGAAGGGCGGGAGCTTCGAAGCAGACTCGCGCCTCGATCCTGACCTGTACGCGGCCCACGGCGGCGTGTTCCCGGTGCTGGTCGCGGGCGTCGGGCCGGTCGGCACCGTCGGCGTTTCGGGCCTGCCACAGGCCGACGACCACGCGTTCGTGGCCGAGCAGCTCGCCGCGTTCCTGGCCGGCTGA
- a CDS encoding phospholipase C codes for MAGVRGYGDPVAKRDVFRQPDPKRTDGGDLLPFHVDTALVDGQDLGDLAPDWGTTHQAWANGAYDAWIPAKTEMTMSYFNRDDLPFHRALASAFTLCDNYFCSLQGPTTPNRLYHWTGTINPDGDLGGPATWNPADYTPVYRWTTYPERLQAAGISWQVYANDEVGDGFVGDYSDNPLWLFQQYHDALASADPKKQQLAERASLQARWKPDSGQGKDVDHVLTQFIADCKAGTLPAVSRVVAPYAYCEHPAARPVDGAAYTQRVLKALWDNPKLWESTVVLINYDENDGFFDHIGPPCAPAGTPGELLPVNQPSGPGGVGAGAPAPIGLGPRVPMTVISPWTRGGG; via the coding sequence ATGGCGGGCGTCCGCGGCTACGGCGACCCCGTCGCCAAGCGGGACGTGTTCCGCCAGCCGGACCCCAAGCGCACCGACGGGGGCGACCTGCTGCCGTTCCACGTCGACACCGCGCTCGTCGACGGCCAGGACCTCGGCGATCTCGCGCCCGACTGGGGCACGACGCACCAGGCGTGGGCCAACGGCGCCTACGACGCGTGGATCCCGGCCAAGACCGAGATGACGATGAGCTACTTCAACCGCGACGACCTGCCGTTCCACCGGGCGCTGGCGAGCGCGTTCACCTTGTGCGACAACTACTTTTGCTCGCTGCAGGGGCCGACGACGCCCAACCGCTTGTACCACTGGACGGGCACGATCAACCCCGACGGCGACCTCGGCGGGCCGGCCACGTGGAACCCGGCGGACTACACCCCCGTGTACCGCTGGACGACCTACCCCGAGCGCCTGCAGGCCGCCGGCATCTCCTGGCAGGTCTACGCCAACGACGAGGTCGGCGACGGCTTCGTCGGCGACTACAGCGACAACCCGTTGTGGCTGTTCCAGCAGTACCACGACGCGCTGGCCTCGGCCGACCCGAAGAAGCAGCAGCTGGCGGAGCGGGCGAGCCTGCAGGCGCGGTGGAAGCCGGATTCGGGGCAGGGCAAGGACGTCGACCACGTGCTGACGCAGTTCATCGCCGACTGCAAGGCGGGCACGTTGCCGGCCGTGTCGCGGGTCGTCGCGCCCTACGCGTACTGCGAACACCCGGCCGCGCGGCCCGTCGACGGGGCCGCGTACACGCAGCGGGTGCTGAAAGCGTTGTGGGACAACCCGAAACTGTGGGAATCCACCGTCGTGCTCATCAACTACGACGAGAACGACGGGTTCTTCGACCACATCGGGCCGCCGTGCGCCCCGGCCGGGACGCCGGGTGAGCTGCTGCCGGTGAACCAGCCGTCCGGTCCCGGCGGGGTGGGCGCGGGTGCGCCGGCGCCCATCGGGCTGGGCCCGCGCGTGCCGATGACGGTGATCTCGCCGTGGACCCGCGGCGGTGGGTGA
- a CDS encoding phospholipase domain-containing protein, which translates to MPGALGLTAANHGTAGLQLSSYAYHAGGISQRFDVPGGGSCSGKIAFAASYDVAVHGPNGFLMEAAGDKSTSGVDVAAAVSGPAAHPVFTVTVRNSGSSPATLTVKGRPGFVVAAHGSHTLTLDALAGAHGWYDVQLSLVGHPEWRRRFAGHLENGKPSRTA; encoded by the coding sequence GTGCCCGGCGCGTTGGGGTTGACGGCCGCGAACCACGGGACGGCGGGGTTGCAGCTGTCTTCGTACGCCTACCACGCCGGTGGAATTTCGCAACGGTTCGACGTTCCCGGCGGGGGTTCGTGCTCGGGGAAGATCGCTTTCGCCGCTTCGTACGACGTGGCCGTGCACGGGCCGAACGGCTTCCTGATGGAGGCCGCGGGCGACAAGTCGACTTCGGGCGTGGATGTTGCGGCCGCCGTGTCGGGGCCCGCGGCGCACCCGGTCTTCACCGTGACGGTGAGGAACTCAGGCTCCTCCCCGGCGACCCTGACGGTGAAGGGACGGCCCGGCTTCGTGGTCGCCGCGCACGGCTCGCACACGCTGACGCTGGACGCACTGGCCGGCGCCCACGGCTGGTACGACGTTCAGCTGTCTTTGGTGGGGCACCCTGAGTGGCGTCGGCGGTTTGCCGGCCACCTCGAAAACGGAAAGCCCAGCCGGACGGCTTGA